From the Meleagris gallopavo isolate NT-WF06-2002-E0010 breed Aviagen turkey brand Nicholas breeding stock chromosome 19, Turkey_5.1, whole genome shotgun sequence genome, one window contains:
- the ENDOG gene encoding endonuclease G, mitochondrial: MLLGRWLLPGASLALGAGLGAALTVRLQRGAXXXXXXXXXLGRLPVVPVVAAAAGPPAPTEPARTELTKYGLPGLAQLRSRESYVLCYDPRSRSALWVIEQLNRETLSGSSDRTACDFQEDDSVHEYHRATNADYRGSGFDRGHLAAAANHKWSQKAMRDTFYLSNVAPQVPHLNQNAWNNLEKYSRSLARNNKNVYVCTGPLYLPRMEADGKMYVKYQVIGKNHVAVPTHFFKVLILEKESGEIELRSYVMPNSPVDEKIPLERFLVPIESIERASGLLFVPNILKRTSSLKAITAGNKR; the protein is encoded by the exons ATGCTGCTGGGCCGCTGGCTGCTGCCCGGGGCCTCCCTGGCTCTGGGCGCAGGGCTGGGCGCAGCTCTGACCGTCCGCTTGCAGCGCGGTGC NNNNNNNNNNNNNNNNNNNNNNNNNNNNCTGGGCCGCCTGCCCGTGGTGCCGGTGGTGGCGGCGGCCGCAGGACCTCCAGCCCCCACAGAGCCGGCGCGGACCGAGCTGACCAAGTACGGCCTGCCCGGATTGGCGCAGCTGCGGAGCCGCGAGTCCTACGTGCTGTGCTACGACCCGCGGAGCCGCAGCGCGCTCTGGGTCATTGAGCAGCTCAACCGGGAGACGCTGAGCGGAAGCTCTGACCGCACCGCCTGCGACTTCCAGGAGGACGATTCGGTGCACGAATATCACCGAGCCACCAACGCCGACTACCGAGGCAGCGGCTTTGACCGCGGCCACCTGGCTGCTGCCGCCAACCACAAGTGGAGCCAGAAGGCCATGCGGGACACCTTCTACCTCAGCAACGTCGCTCCTCAG GTGCCTCATTTAAACCAAAACGCCTGGAATAACCTTGAGAAATACAGCAGAAGCTTGGCAAGGAACAACAAGAACGTCTATGTCTGCACAGGACCTCTTTACCTGCCCAG GATGGAGGCTGATGGGAAGATGTATGTCAAGTACCAGGTGATTGGGAAGAACCATGTGGCCGTCCCCACCCATTTCTTCAAGGTGCTCATCTTGGAAAAGGAGAGTGGAGAAATTGAATTGCGCTCCTATGTGATGCCCAACAGCCCTGTGGATGAGAAAATCCCACTTGAACGGTTCCTGGTTCCCATTGAGAGCATTGAGCGAGCTTCAGGGCTCCTCTTTGTCCCAAACATCTTGAAGAGAACAAGCAGCTTGAAAGCCATCACAGCTGGAAACAAGCGTTGA